Proteins from a single region of Paraburkholderia sp. ZP32-5:
- a CDS encoding sigma-54-dependent Fis family transcriptional regulator, translating into MPYVSQTQHIDRVRAAIEGRLPAPANSTRLVSSWQRSYERYQLDPGSVIGPRVLSSAELREVQGKEEAFLRASGQCLTRLHEMIRVADYCVMLSDAHGVTIDYRIDRERRNDFKHAGLYIGSCWSEREEGTCGIANVLTDLAPIVVHKTDHFRAAFTTLTCSASPIFAPTGELIGVLDASAIRSPDNRDSQGLVFQLVRQSASLIEDGYFLNQTAQHWILFGHQSRHFVEAQPEVLIAFDECGNIAAANRKAHESIAGLDGPRHIDELFDTADVRLHDVARTDMIVALRLRATGAMLYARIRAPMKRSTRSAVATKQGELRADSSLGTMSRFLHSQDQRIAHNADVALRIAGKRLPILLLGETGVGKEVFARAVHDSGSRRTRPFVAVNCGAIPEPLIESELFGYAPGAFTGARSRGARGKIALAHSGTLFLDEIGDMPLGLQTRLLRVLAEGEVMPLGGDTPVRVDIDIICATHRDLTRMVEAGSFREDLYYRLSGATLRIPPLRERADIRDVIDAVFNEEAQAAGHVLMLDPQLTDRLAAFAWPGNIRQLRNVLRYACAVCDSARVELRHVSPDFAAQLAPDDQLGIGAPLASAISAERSMQPASADDERARIIAALTHCRWRPNAAAQALGISRATLYRRIARLGIVGPHRSSS; encoded by the coding sequence ATGCCTTATGTTTCTCAAACGCAGCACATCGATCGCGTACGCGCGGCTATCGAAGGACGCCTGCCCGCCCCCGCCAATTCGACGCGTCTCGTATCGTCATGGCAGCGCTCATATGAGCGGTATCAACTCGATCCCGGTTCGGTGATCGGTCCACGCGTTTTGTCGTCCGCCGAGCTGCGCGAGGTGCAGGGCAAGGAAGAAGCGTTTCTGCGCGCATCGGGTCAATGTCTGACGCGGCTGCACGAGATGATTCGCGTCGCCGACTATTGCGTGATGCTGTCCGACGCGCACGGCGTGACGATCGACTACCGGATCGATCGTGAACGGCGCAACGATTTCAAACACGCGGGGCTGTATATCGGTTCGTGCTGGTCCGAGCGCGAGGAAGGCACCTGCGGCATCGCGAATGTGCTCACCGATCTCGCGCCGATCGTCGTGCACAAGACCGATCACTTTCGCGCCGCGTTTACGACGCTTACATGCAGCGCGTCGCCGATCTTCGCGCCGACCGGCGAACTGATCGGCGTGCTCGACGCATCCGCGATCCGCTCGCCCGACAACCGCGACAGCCAGGGCCTCGTGTTTCAACTGGTGCGGCAAAGCGCGAGTCTGATCGAAGACGGCTACTTCCTGAATCAAACGGCGCAGCACTGGATCCTGTTCGGCCATCAAAGCCGCCATTTCGTCGAGGCACAGCCCGAAGTGCTGATCGCCTTCGATGAATGCGGCAACATCGCCGCCGCGAACCGCAAGGCACACGAGAGCATCGCGGGCCTCGACGGTCCGCGCCATATCGACGAACTGTTCGACACCGCGGACGTCCGTCTGCACGACGTCGCGCGCACCGACATGATCGTCGCGCTACGGCTGCGCGCGACCGGCGCGATGCTGTACGCGCGTATTCGCGCGCCGATGAAGCGCTCGACTCGTTCGGCCGTTGCGACGAAGCAAGGCGAGCTGCGCGCGGACAGCAGCCTTGGCACGATGAGCCGCTTCCTGCACAGCCAGGATCAACGGATTGCGCACAACGCGGACGTCGCGTTGCGCATCGCCGGCAAGCGGCTGCCGATTCTGCTGCTCGGTGAAACCGGTGTCGGCAAGGAGGTGTTCGCGCGCGCGGTGCACGACTCGGGGTCGCGACGTACGCGGCCGTTCGTCGCCGTCAATTGCGGCGCGATTCCGGAGCCGCTGATCGAGAGCGAACTGTTCGGTTATGCGCCGGGTGCGTTCACCGGCGCGCGCAGCCGCGGCGCGCGCGGCAAGATCGCGCTCGCGCATAGCGGCACGCTGTTTCTCGATGAAATCGGCGATATGCCGCTCGGTCTGCAAACCCGTTTGCTACGCGTGCTCGCCGAAGGCGAAGTGATGCCGCTCGGTGGTGATACGCCGGTGCGCGTGGATATCGACATCATCTGCGCGACGCATCGCGATCTCACGCGGATGGTCGAAGCAGGCTCGTTCCGCGAGGATCTTTACTACCGTCTGAGTGGCGCGACGCTGCGGATACCGCCGCTGCGCGAGCGCGCCGATATCCGCGATGTGATCGATGCGGTGTTCAACGAGGAAGCGCAGGCCGCGGGTCATGTGCTGATGCTCGATCCGCAATTGACAGACCGTCTTGCCGCGTTCGCGTGGCCCGGCAATATCCGGCAGTTGCGCAATGTGCTGCGCTATGCGTGCGCGGTCTGCGATTCGGCGCGCGTCGAGTTGCGGCACGTGTCGCCGGATTTCGCCGCGCAACTGGCGCCTGATGATCAGCTAGGGATCGGCGCGCCGCTCGCTTCCGCCATTAGCGCGGAGCGCTCCATGCAACCCGCCAGCGCGGACGACGAACGCGCACGGATCATCGCCGCACTCACCCACTGCCGTTGGCGGCCCAACGCGGCCGCGCAAGCGCTGGGTATATCGCGCGCGACGCTCTATCGGCGCATCGCACGATTGGGCATCGTCGGGCCGCATCGCAGCTCAAGCTAA
- a CDS encoding GntR family transcriptional regulator, with the protein MKNHHSRSAVVHRIDRSRHAAPQIFERLREMILSLELTPGTVLSRIELANQYGLSQTPVRDALMKLGEEGLVDIYPQHATVVSQINVTSALQAHFLRRSIELEVVRALAEQRDAVLIAQLRATIAGQTQLLDLKNYEQFALLDQTFHRQMYEAAGVPQLWDLVRRLSGHIDRLRRLNLPVEGKTLAVVRDHTAIVDAIEKGDAKAAQAALREHLSGTLSQVDQIRASHPNFLADD; encoded by the coding sequence ATGAAAAACCACCATTCCCGGTCGGCGGTGGTCCACCGGATCGACCGCTCCCGCCACGCCGCGCCGCAAATCTTCGAGCGGCTGCGCGAAATGATCCTGTCGCTCGAACTGACACCGGGCACCGTGCTGTCGCGCATCGAACTGGCGAACCAGTACGGCTTGAGCCAGACGCCGGTGCGCGACGCGCTGATGAAGCTCGGCGAAGAAGGTCTCGTCGATATCTATCCGCAGCACGCGACGGTCGTCAGCCAGATCAACGTGACGTCCGCGTTGCAGGCGCATTTCCTGCGCCGCTCGATCGAACTCGAAGTGGTGCGCGCGCTCGCGGAGCAACGCGACGCGGTGTTGATCGCGCAATTGCGCGCGACCATCGCCGGGCAGACGCAACTGCTCGATCTGAAGAACTACGAGCAGTTCGCGCTGCTCGACCAGACCTTTCATCGGCAGATGTACGAGGCGGCCGGCGTGCCGCAACTGTGGGATCTCGTGCGCAGACTGAGCGGCCATATCGACCGGCTGCGCCGTCTGAATCTGCCGGTGGAGGGCAAGACGCTCGCGGTCGTGCGCGATCACACCGCGATCGTCGATGCGATCGAAAAGGGCGATGCGAAAGCCGCGCAGGCGGCGCTACGCGAGCATCTGTCGGGGACGCTGAGCCAGGTCGATCAGATTCGCGCGAGTCATCCGAATTTTCTGGCGGATGATTGA
- a CDS encoding glucarate dehydratase family protein, translating into MTRDITITQLRITPIAFRDGPLLNAAGIHEPWALRAILELETSDGRVGISETYGDEPMLHVLDQAKELVVGLSPFDLNRMEERVRATIKAAPGAVEFELAPGSHSAKNAPKVISALEVAMLDLQGQIVGAPIVDLLGGKVRDAVPYSAYLFFKYAEHVDKPYAPDAWGEGLSPEQIVAQARRMIELYGFQSIKLKGGVFEPAHEIACMRALHDAFPGMPLRLDPNANWTLETSIAAAPQLDELLEYYEDPCPGLEGMAELAKHTRLPLATNMVITTMDDFRRGAEMGSVKVLLSDHHYWGGLRATQTLARMCKLWDLGMSMHSNSHLGISLLAMTHVAASIPNLTYACDTHYPWQEEEVIKGGRVKFDNGSVRVPTTPGLGVELDRERLAELHAQYLSCGVRNRDDLKQMQKYDPSFSGKNPRF; encoded by the coding sequence ATGACTCGCGACATCACCATCACCCAGCTGCGAATTACGCCGATCGCCTTTCGCGACGGCCCGTTGCTGAACGCCGCCGGGATCCACGAACCGTGGGCGCTGCGCGCGATCCTCGAACTGGAGACGAGCGACGGCCGCGTCGGCATCTCCGAGACTTACGGCGACGAGCCGATGCTGCACGTGCTCGATCAGGCGAAAGAACTCGTGGTCGGTCTGTCGCCGTTCGATCTGAACCGGATGGAAGAGCGTGTGCGCGCGACGATCAAGGCCGCGCCCGGCGCGGTCGAATTCGAACTCGCGCCCGGCTCGCACTCGGCGAAGAACGCGCCGAAGGTCATCAGCGCGCTGGAAGTCGCGATGCTCGATCTGCAAGGGCAGATCGTCGGCGCACCGATCGTCGATCTGCTCGGCGGCAAGGTGCGCGACGCAGTGCCCTACAGCGCCTATCTGTTCTTCAAGTACGCAGAGCACGTCGACAAACCGTATGCGCCCGACGCATGGGGCGAAGGTCTGAGCCCCGAGCAGATCGTCGCGCAGGCGCGCCGCATGATCGAGCTGTACGGTTTCCAGAGCATCAAGCTCAAAGGCGGCGTGTTCGAACCCGCGCATGAAATCGCCTGCATGCGCGCGCTGCACGACGCATTCCCCGGCATGCCGCTGCGTCTCGATCCGAACGCGAACTGGACGCTCGAAACCAGCATCGCGGCCGCTCCGCAACTCGACGAACTGCTCGAGTACTACGAGGACCCATGCCCGGGACTCGAAGGCATGGCCGAACTGGCGAAGCACACGCGCCTGCCGCTCGCGACCAACATGGTGATCACGACGATGGACGACTTCCGTCGCGGCGCCGAAATGGGCTCGGTCAAGGTGCTGCTGTCGGACCATCACTACTGGGGCGGCCTGCGCGCGACGCAGACACTCGCGCGCATGTGCAAGCTGTGGGACCTCGGCATGTCGATGCACTCGAACTCGCACCTCGGCATCAGCCTGCTGGCGATGACGCATGTCGCGGCGAGCATCCCGAACCTGACCTACGCGTGCGATACGCACTACCCGTGGCAGGAAGAAGAAGTGATCAAGGGCGGACGCGTGAAGTTCGACAACGGTTCGGTACGCGTGCCGACCACGCCGGGCCTCGGCGTCGAACTCGATCGCGAGCGGCTCGCCGAACTGCACGCGCAGTACCTGTCGTGCGGCGTGCGCAATCGCGACGACCTGAAGCAGATGCAAAAGTACGACCCGAGCTTCAGCGGCAAGAACCCGCGCTTCTGA
- a CDS encoding MFS transporter yields MTTPIADTARPDRAGVLASAVRKIKWRVLPLFVVMFIVNYIDRVNIGFVRQHLSADLGIGAAAYGLGAGLFFVSYAIFEVPSNILLQRFGAKVWLTRIMLTWGLAAVGMAFVRGETSFYVMRLVLGAAEAGFFPGVIYYFTQWLPSNERGKAMAIFLSGSALASVLSGPISGGLMLIEGGGMRGWQWMFVIEGMFSVVLAGFIWLWLDSKPRDAKWLSRAEQDAVVGEIEEEQRQRSASHAIKPSLLTLLRDPQILIFCLIYFAVSLTIYGATFWLPSIIRKMGHFNDLQVGLFNSIPWLISIAAMYFFAMLAARFKFQQAWVACVLLIAALGMYAAGQGGPVFSFIAICFAAIGFKAASSLFWPIPQGYLDARISAAVLALINSIGNLGGFVAPAAFGLLEQKTGSIEGGLTGLAVMSVVAAGVVFFSRMSPREGIPASAH; encoded by the coding sequence ATGACTACCCCCATTGCGGACACGGCCCGGCCGGACCGCGCCGGCGTGCTGGCGAGCGCGGTGCGCAAAATCAAGTGGCGCGTGCTGCCTCTGTTCGTCGTGATGTTCATCGTCAACTACATCGACCGCGTGAACATCGGCTTCGTGCGTCAGCATCTGAGCGCCGATCTGGGTATCGGCGCGGCTGCCTATGGTCTCGGCGCGGGGCTCTTCTTCGTCAGCTATGCGATTTTCGAAGTGCCGTCGAACATCCTGCTGCAGCGCTTCGGCGCGAAGGTATGGTTGACGCGCATCATGCTCACGTGGGGTCTCGCCGCGGTCGGCATGGCGTTCGTGCGTGGCGAGACGTCGTTCTATGTGATGCGGCTCGTGCTCGGCGCGGCCGAGGCGGGCTTCTTTCCCGGCGTCATCTACTACTTCACGCAATGGCTGCCCAGTAACGAACGCGGCAAGGCGATGGCGATCTTCCTGAGCGGCTCGGCGCTCGCTTCGGTGCTGTCCGGGCCGATCTCCGGCGGCCTGATGCTGATCGAAGGCGGCGGCATGCGCGGCTGGCAGTGGATGTTCGTGATCGAAGGCATGTTCTCGGTGGTGCTGGCCGGCTTCATCTGGCTGTGGCTCGATTCGAAGCCGCGCGACGCGAAGTGGTTGAGCCGCGCCGAACAGGACGCGGTGGTCGGCGAGATCGAAGAGGAACAGCGCCAACGTTCGGCGTCGCATGCGATCAAGCCGTCGCTATTGACGCTGCTGCGCGACCCGCAAATCCTGATCTTCTGCCTGATCTACTTCGCGGTATCGCTGACGATCTACGGCGCGACCTTCTGGCTGCCGAGCATCATCCGCAAGATGGGCCACTTCAACGACCTGCAGGTCGGCCTGTTCAATTCGATTCCGTGGCTGATCTCGATCGCCGCGATGTACTTCTTCGCGATGCTGGCCGCGCGCTTCAAGTTTCAGCAGGCGTGGGTTGCGTGCGTGCTGCTGATCGCCGCGCTCGGCATGTACGCGGCCGGCCAGGGCGGCCCGGTCTTCTCGTTCATCGCGATCTGCTTTGCGGCGATCGGCTTCAAGGCCGCGTCGTCGCTGTTCTGGCCGATTCCGCAGGGCTATCTCGACGCGCGGATTTCGGCGGCGGTGCTCGCGCTGATCAATTCGATCGGCAACCTCGGCGGCTTCGTCGCGCCGGCGGCGTTCGGCCTGCTCGAACAGAAGACCGGCTCGATCGAAGGCGGGCTTACCGGGCTCGCGGTGATGTCGGTGGTCGCCGCCGGCGTCGTGTTCTTTTCGCGGATGAGCCCGCGCGAAGGCATCCCGGCGTCCGCGCATTAA
- a CDS encoding MFS transporter, giving the protein MKIIEANTASAAGTVVGRYRWTICAMIFFATTINYMDRQMLGLLAPLLQKDIGWNQVQYAQTVMVFTVTYAVGLAIFGRIADRVSTKVVYGSAMAMWSLAAMLHAVAATVPGFAAVRGLLGFGEAANFPVAIRTTATWFPKKERALATGLWNMGATIGGIVAPAFVPIAALMWGWRATFIAGGATGFIWLAIWLLIYRPPAQHPSVSKEEFDYINSDRDEIVEQRASWLSVLKYRETWAFIVGKLMTDPVWWFYLFWLPKWLNESRHIDIGNMGLPLIAIYTMASIGSVAGGWLSSRLMARTNRPNFARKVAMGICAVCVLPIATLSYFQSLWFAVFAVGLAAAAHQGWSANLVTTVGDVFPRRLVGTVVGIGGVAGMIGSFFYSGVIGETLQRTGQYWALFAVGALAYLVALGIIHLLMPRMTPVKLRD; this is encoded by the coding sequence ATGAAAATAATCGAGGCCAATACGGCGTCCGCCGCCGGCACCGTCGTTGGACGATACCGATGGACGATCTGCGCGATGATCTTCTTCGCGACGACGATCAACTACATGGATCGTCAGATGCTCGGCCTGCTCGCGCCGCTGCTGCAGAAGGACATCGGCTGGAATCAGGTGCAGTATGCGCAGACCGTGATGGTGTTCACGGTCACCTACGCGGTGGGTCTCGCGATCTTCGGCCGCATCGCCGATCGCGTCAGCACGAAAGTGGTGTACGGCAGCGCGATGGCGATGTGGAGTCTCGCCGCGATGCTGCACGCGGTAGCGGCCACCGTGCCCGGTTTCGCGGCCGTGCGCGGCCTGCTCGGCTTCGGCGAGGCAGCGAACTTTCCGGTCGCGATCCGCACGACGGCTACGTGGTTTCCGAAGAAGGAACGCGCATTGGCGACGGGCCTGTGGAACATGGGCGCGACGATCGGCGGAATCGTCGCACCGGCCTTCGTGCCGATCGCCGCGTTGATGTGGGGCTGGCGCGCGACCTTCATCGCCGGCGGCGCGACGGGTTTCATCTGGCTCGCGATCTGGCTGCTGATCTATCGGCCGCCCGCGCAGCATCCGTCGGTATCGAAGGAAGAATTCGACTACATCAATTCGGATCGCGATGAAATCGTCGAGCAACGCGCGAGCTGGCTGTCGGTGCTCAAATACCGCGAAACGTGGGCGTTTATCGTCGGCAAGCTGATGACCGATCCGGTCTGGTGGTTCTATCTGTTCTGGCTGCCGAAATGGCTCAACGAGTCGCGCCATATCGACATCGGCAATATGGGTCTACCGCTGATCGCAATCTACACGATGGCATCGATCGGCAGCGTCGCGGGCGGATGGCTGTCGTCGCGGCTGATGGCGCGCACCAACCGGCCCAATTTCGCGCGCAAGGTCGCGATGGGGATCTGCGCAGTGTGCGTGCTGCCGATTGCGACGCTGTCCTACTTCCAGAGCCTGTGGTTTGCGGTTTTCGCGGTCGGTCTCGCGGCCGCCGCGCACCAGGGATGGTCGGCGAATCTGGTCACCACGGTCGGCGACGTGTTTCCGCGCCGGCTGGTCGGCACGGTGGTCGGCATCGGCGGCGTCGCGGGGATGATCGGCTCGTTCTTCTACTCGGGCGTGATCGGCGAGACGCTGCAGCGCACCGGGCAGTACTGGGCGTTGTTTGCGGTCGGCGCGCTCGCGTATCTGGTGGCGCTCGGCATCATTCATCTGCTGATGCCGCGGATGACGCCGGTGAAGTTGCGGGACTGA
- the leuD gene encoding 3-isopropylmalate dehydratase small subunit → MEPLVCHTGLVVPLDRDNIDTDAIMPKQFMKSIARTGFGPYLFDEWRHRDAGYYGKPASERTPEPDFVMNQPRYAGASVLLTRRNFGCGSSREHAPWALHQYGFRVLIAESFADIFFNNCCKNGLLPVRLDTATISALMDAVKASPGYRLLVDLSAQVVVGPNDERWAFDIEAASKTLLLEGLDETGATLGFADEIRAFEAKHFARSPWL, encoded by the coding sequence ATGGAACCGCTCGTCTGCCATACGGGGCTCGTCGTGCCGCTCGATCGCGACAACATCGACACCGATGCGATCATGCCCAAGCAGTTCATGAAGTCGATCGCGCGAACCGGCTTCGGTCCATACCTGTTCGACGAATGGCGGCATCGCGATGCCGGCTATTACGGCAAGCCGGCCAGCGAGCGCACGCCGGAGCCGGACTTCGTGATGAATCAGCCGCGCTATGCGGGCGCTTCGGTGCTGCTGACGCGGCGCAATTTCGGCTGCGGCAGTTCGCGCGAGCATGCGCCGTGGGCGCTGCATCAATACGGCTTTCGCGTGCTGATCGCGGAGAGTTTCGCGGATATCTTCTTTAACAACTGCTGCAAGAACGGCTTGCTGCCGGTGCGGCTCGACACCGCCACGATCAGCGCTTTGATGGACGCGGTGAAAGCGTCGCCCGGCTATCGGCTGTTGGTCGATCTGAGTGCGCAGGTGGTGGTGGGTCCGAACGACGAACGCTGGGCGTTCGACATCGAGGCGGCATCGAAAACGCTGCTGCTCGAAGGACTCGATGAAACCGGCGCGACGCTCGGCTTTGCCGACGAGATTCGCGCTTTCGAAGCGAAGCATTTCGCGCGTTCGCCGTGGCTTTAA